One Oryza brachyantha chromosome 3, ObraRS2, whole genome shotgun sequence DNA segment encodes these proteins:
- the LOC102719287 gene encoding uncharacterized protein LOC102719287 — protein sequence MTSDALPQPIQSAKAAMNSLAAVLGDALPESLASADDPAAALLHDAGVARAVAGRLRGAGSGAGNDGLCRWLYDAFQSNLPELQLTVLRFVPALAGVYMSRAVSRKPLAGFEAVLLALYAHAAAQRGAGEAETVALPNLANPSVYHDAKVAPKTKAAELDVAVLSPALEPHRTMRATRRARIVGAVLELYLAKLALMPLSSKMDFCEFCVAWAGNHSKLDDKPRVASASEPEAAGAGAANTAEEKWRRVPLPWELFQPAMRIMAHCLLGPTNSDELKAQAARAAECLYWRAAETMDARALLATRSLVRLSQMTEEPIPEPSFSGGMENMAELEAMRANILSTKN from the coding sequence atGACGTCCGACGCGTTGCCGCAGCCCATCCAGAGCGCCAAGGCAGCCATGAAttctctcgccgccgtcctcggcgACGCGCTTCCGGAGTCCCTCGCCTCGGCCGATGATCCCGCGGCCGCGCTCCTccacgacgccggcgtcgccaggGCCGTGGCCGGGCGACTCCGCGGGGCAGGATCGGGAGCGGGCAACGACGGGCTCTGCCGGTGGCTCTACGACGCGTTCCAGTCCAACCTCCCGGAGCTCCAGCTCACCGTGCTCCGCTTTGTCCCGGCTCTTGCCGGCGTGTATATGTCCCGCGCCGTCTCGAGGAAGCCGCTCGCCGGGTTCGAGGCTGTGCTCCTGGCGCTGTACGcgcacgcggcggcgcagcgggGCGCGGGGGAGGCCGAAACCGTCGCACTGCCGAACCTGGCAAATCCCAGCGTGTACCACGACGCGAAGGTGGCCCCCAAGACCAAGGCCGCCGAGCTCGACGTCGCCGTACTCTCCCCCGCGCTGGAGCCCCACCGCACCATGCGCGCCACCCGCCGCGCCCGGATCGTCGGGGCCGTGCTGGAGCTCTACCTCGCCAAGCTCGCCCTCATGCCGCTCTCCTCCAAGATGGACTTCTGCGAGTTCTGCGTCGCCTGGGCCGGGAACCACAGCAAGCTGGACGACAAGCCGCGCGTCGCGTCTGCCTCCGAGCCcgaagccgccggcgccggcgccgccaacACCGCCGAAGAGAAGTGGCGGAGGGTGCCGCTGCCCTGGGAACTGTTCCAGCCGGCCATGAGGATCATGGCACACTGCCTGCTGGGCCCCACGAACTCCGATGAGCTGAAGGCGCAGGCCGCCCGCGCGGCGGAGTGCCTGTACTGGAGGGCCGCGGAGACCATGGACGCGCGCGCGCTGCTGGCCACCAGGAGCCTCGTCCGCCTGTCCCAGATGACGGAGGAGCCGATCCCAGAGCCGTCCTTCTCCGGTGGCATGGAGAACATGGCGGAGCTGGAAGCCATGAGGGCTAACATCCTTAGCACCAAGAACTAA
- the LOC102718531 gene encoding calcium load-activated calcium channel-like, translating into MASALSSLRYGDSLSVVAISGATAVLCEAISWLLIYRTATYNSLRATIERHSRKLDAMKAGSSSSSSSGGAASGSSQPAGSSSSSSRAKKMDRVETSLKDAARELSLAKLKSGAVVAAVLFVVFGLLNSLFEGRTVAKLPFAPVPLVQRMSHRGIPGNDPTDCSMVFLYFLCSISIRTNLQKLLGFAPPRAAAAAGGGLFPMPDPKVN; encoded by the coding sequence ATGGCGTCGGCGTTGTCGTCCCTGCGCTACGGCGACAGCCTCTCGGTGGTGGCCATCTCGGGCGCCACGGCCGTGCTCTGCGAGGCTATCTCCTGGCTCCTCATCTACCGCACCGCCACCTACAACTCCCTCCGGGCCACCATCGAGCGCCACTCCCGCAAGCTCGACGCGATGAAggccggctcctcctcctcctcctcctccggcggcgccgcctccggaTCCTCCCAGCCCgcgggctcctcctcctcgtcgtcgcgggCCAAGAAGATGGACCGCGTCGAGACCAGCCTCAAGGACGCCGCGCGGGAGCTGTCGCTCGCGAAGCTCAAGTCCGGCGCCGTCGTGGCCGCCGTGCTCTTCGTCGTCTTCGGCCTGCTCAACTCGCTCTTCGAGGGCCGCACCGTCGCCAAGCTGCCCTTCGCGCCGGTGCCGCTCGTCCAGCGCATGAGCCACCGCGGCATCCCCGGGAACGACCCCACCGACTGCTCCATGGTCTTCCTCTACTTCCTCTGCTCCATCAGCATCCGCACCAACCTGCAGAAGCTGCTCGGCTtcgcgccgccccgcgccgcggcTGCGGCCGGCGGAGGCCTCTTCCCCATGCCCGATCCGAAAGTAAATTGA
- the LOC102719092 gene encoding LOW QUALITY PROTEIN: SWI/SNF complex subunit SWI3D-like (The sequence of the model RefSeq protein was modified relative to this genomic sequence to represent the inferred CDS: inserted 1 base in 1 codon), translating into MEPKSSAAAQGDAPAEPPRRRGGGGKRKSGGSSFTPSKRHAKERNAAFHVPPHLLHSGPLTRAARQSPLKHAGSPAPEEAGAGGSGASGRKGDGDVIRLDGEEAPSEETPLVDETFEAVRSRDAGIHVVPTFAGWFSWKEIHPVEKQMLPSFFNGKSEKRTPEIYLGIRNFIMLKFHAKPQLQLESKDLAELSIGEVDAQREVLKFLDHWGLINFHPFLPAGQEESKPEEAHSNSHCEEKTSQLEQLFKFESVQSYMIPLPKKGEVETPAPLPSLLPDPSLVEDVVSAAEPSVEYHCNSCSVDCSKKRYHCRTQADFDLCSDCYNEGKFDIGMAKTDFILMDSSEVSGASGTSWTDEETLLLLEALEIFGGKWTEIAEHVATKTKAQCMLHFLQMQIEDRFHGDEDVNHNIQEGTEQASTEKGAVDIPEKMEVEDKAEGKDIAGDKPAEKTEDNCVEAQTEDGNAIENKDTDNSGGTDSVKSPKTNEQEKSSDTDPILKDNSVGVDTSQENASSFAIDTLKSAFESVGYFPEHEGSFADAGNPVMALAAFLAGLVEDDTATNSCRSSLKAVSEVSPALQLATRHCFILEDPPNDVKDMSGSASTTNTDVDQTIDVDKTQNSLDSEVEGMNEKEEAVPPAKEKRKSPISLKDLHDADKKDECDEDPPVDPKLKDGKESGGPVSLHKGVPNRKKGINSSKESXPLNIANQCGIIASQGFVSGNTMEANNPEMVKDKSSFEVNPADDPSSEGKVEMNKTDNAVANASTVQEQKQSQTLENGSMEEPKSKEDVAADGENGSKVTAKLTDSITRLKRAAATAISAAAVKAKLLADHEEEQIRQLAALMIDKLYRKVEAKVSFLTEVEHLVQRTREFTEKTRKKLLMERNAIIAARMGSLPSRPNQPGAPGNRLPAGYGGPVVRPPPNAMSRPSS; encoded by the exons ATGGAGCCCAAGTCGTCGGCGGCTGCGCAGGGCGACGCGCCGGCCGAgcccccccgccgccgcggcggtggcggcaagcGCAAGTCGGGCGGGTCGTCGTTCACGCCGTCGAAGAGGCACGCCAAGGAGCGGAACGCCGCCTTCCACGTTCCCCCTCACCTGCTGCACAGCGGGCCGCtcacccgcgccgcgcgccagTCGCCGCTCAAGCACGCGGGCAgcccggcgccggaggaggcgggggccGGCGGATCGGGGGCGAGCGGCAGGAAGGGCGACGGGGACGTGATCCGGCTCGATGGGGAGGAGGCACCCAGCGAGGAGACGCCCCTGGTGGACGAGACGTTCGAGGCCGTCCGATCCCGCGACGCCGGCATCCATGTGGTCCCTACCTTCGCCG GATGGTTTTCGTGGAAAGAAATACACCCAGTTGAGAAGCAAATGCtgccttctttttttaatggcaAATCTGAAAAGCGGACACCTGAGATATACTTGGGGATCAGAAACTTCATCATGTTGAAATTTCATGCTAAACCTCAGTTGCAGCTGGAGTCCAAAGATTTAGCTGAACTGTCAATTGGGGAGGTTGATGCTCAGCGGGAAGTATTGAAGTTCCTGGACCACTGGGGCTTGATCAATTTCCACCCTTTTTTACCAGCTGGACAAGAGGAAAGTAAACCAGAGGAGGCCCATAGTAATTCTCACTGTGAGGAGAAAACTTCACAGCTTGAGCAActgtttaaatttgaatcagTTCAATCATATATGATCCCTTTACCCAAGAAAGGCGAGGTGGAAACTCCAGCTCCTCTGCCTAGCTTGCTTCCTGATCCTTCACTAGTTGAAGATGTAGTTTCAGCAGCCGAGCCCTCTGTTGAGTACCATTGCAATTCCTGCTCAGTTGATTGCTCAAAGAAGCGTTACCATTGCCGGACCCAG GCAGATTTTGATCTTTGTTCTGATTGCTACAATGAGGGGAAGTTTGATATAGGCATGGCAAAAACTGATTTTATCCTTATGGATTCTTCTGAAGTTTCTGGCGCTAGTGGTACTAGTTGGACTGATGAGGAGACATTGCTTCTTTTAGAAGCTTTGGAAATTTTTGGTGGAAAATGGACTGAGATAGCTGAACATGTTGctacaaaaacaaaagctcAGTGTATGCTGCACTTCCTTCAAATGCAAATTGAGGACCGATTTCATGGTGATGAAGATGTTAATCATAATATCCAGGAAGGCACAGAGCAAGCTTCAACAGAAAAAGGTGCTGTTGACATACCAGAGAAGATGGAAGTTGAAGATAAAGCAGAAGGGAAAGATATTGCGGGTGATAAACCTGCAGAGAAAACAGAGGACAATTGTGTAGAAGCACAAACAGAAGATGGAAATGCTATTGAAAATAAAGATACCGATAATTCAGGTGGCACAGATTCAGTTAAATCTCCCAAAACTAATGAGCAAGAAAAATCTTCTGACACTGACCCTATACTGAAGGACAATTCTGTTGGTGTTGATACTTCTCAAGAAAATGCATCAAGTTTTGCTATTGATACCTTGAAATCTGCATTTGAGTCTGTTGGTTACTTTCCAGAACATGAAGGTTCATTTGCTGATGCAGGAAATCCTGTTATGGCACTG GCAGCGTTTTTGGCTGGTCTTGTGGAAGATGACACTGCAACCAATTCATGCCGAAGTTCACTAAAAGCTGTCTCCGAGGTTTCTCCTGCACTCCAGTTGGCAACCAGACATTGCTTTATTCTTGAGGATCCACCAAATGATGTGAAAGATATGTCTGGCAGTGCAAG TACTACAAATACAGATGTTGATCAAACAATAGACGTGGATAAGACTCAAAACTCACTTGATAGTGAGGTAGAAGGCATGAATGAAAAGGAAGAGGCAGTTCCACCTgcgaaagagaaaagaaagtcACCCATTTCACTAAAAGATCTCCATGACGCAGACAAGAAGGATGAATGTGATGAGGACCCTCCAGTGGATCCTAAATTGAAGGATGGGAAAGAGTCAGGTGGTCCTGTTTCTCTGCATAAAGGTGTGCCCAACAGAAAAAAAGGTATAAACTCTAGTAAAGAAT GTCCACTGAATATTGCAAATCAATGTGGCATCATAGCTTCTCAAGGTTTTGTCTCAGGAAATACTATGGAAGCAAATAATCCTGAAATGGTGAAGGACAAATCAAGTTTTGAAGTGAACCCGGCTGACGATCCTTCTTCAGAAGGCAAGGTTGAGATGAACAAGACAGACAATGCAGTTGCTAATGCATCTACTGTGCAAGAACAAAAGCAAAGCCAAACATTGGAAAATGGCAGCATGGAAG AACCTAAGAGTAAGGAAGATGTTGCTGCCGATGGAGAGAACGGCTCTAAAGTGACGGCCAAGCTGACGGATTCCATAACTAGGCTGAAACGAGCAGCAGCTACAGCTATTTCTGCGGCTGCTGTGAAGGCAAAACTCCTTGCTGACCATGAGGAAGAACAGATCCGTCAGCTGGCTGCGCTGATGATTGACAAACTG TATCGGAAAGTAGAGGCGAAGGTGTCTTTTCTTACAGAAGTTGAACACCTGGTCCAGAGAACAAGGGAATTCACTGAAAAGACCAGGAAGAAGCTTCTGATGGAGCGAAATGCGATAATCGCCGCTCGCATGGGCTCATTGCCGTCTAGGCCAAACCAGCCTGGTGCACCCGGCAACAGATTACCGGCTGGATACGGAGGCCCTGTCGTGAGACCACCACCAAATGCAATGTCCCGCCCTAGCAGCTGA
- the LOC102718815 gene encoding probable histone H2AXa, protein MSSSQGGGGRGKARTAKAVSRSSKAGLQFPVGRIARYLKAGKYAERVGAGAPVYLSAVLEYLAAEVLELAGNAARDNKKNRIVPRHIQLAVRNDEELGRLMGNVTIAAGGVLPNINPVLLPKKAGGKGDIGSASQEF, encoded by the exons ATGAGTTCCTCtcaaggaggcggcggccgcgggaaGGCGAGGACGGCGAAGGCGGTGTCGCGGTCGTCCAAGGCCGGGCTCCAGTTTCCCGTCGGCCGCATCGCCCGCTACCTCAAGGCTGGCAAGTACGCGGAGCGCGTCGGCGCAGGCGCCCCCGTCTACCTCTCCGCCGTCCTCGAGTACCTCGCCGCCGAG GTGCTGGAGCTGGCGGGGAACGCGGCGCGGGACAACAAGAAGAACAGGATCGTGCCGCGGCACATCCAGCTGGCGGTTCGCAACGACGAGGAGCTGGGCAGGCTGATGGGCAACGTCACGatcgcggccggcggcgtgctgCCCAACATCAATCCTGTTCTGCTGCCCAAGAAGGCCGGCGGCAAGGGCGACATCGGCTCCGCCTCCCAGGAGTTTTGA
- the LOC102718729 gene encoding uncharacterized protein LOC102718729 gives MLQRWGLGGGAAAEEPELARFSFAEPLPPWPQGGGFATGRICVGELELAAVTAFEKICALSSTRKGAGVTFYRPAGVPEGFSVLGHYCQPNSRSLHGHLLVAKAAAGTPESPSQSPPLRPPHDYELVCAFRADGVGDDRKSCHGYGRTGAYFWLPVPPEGYRALGLLVTAEPDKPPLREVACARADLTDECEPHGSLLGLQLVGPSACWSSSTLPAAFAVRGVRPAHRGMWGRGIGAGTFCCGAVGCAPRDQGMACLKNVELDLSAMPTLEQAHTVIRHYGPTLFFHPKEVYLPSSVSWYFKNGAALCKKGESAAMELDGEGSNLPCGECNDGEYWIGLPDGKRGESIIYGDIDSAELYAHVKPAMGGTCTDVAMWVFCPFNGPARFKLGPITIPLGKTGQHIGDWEHFTLRVSNFTGELMAVYFSQHSGGRWVDASALEYAAGNRPAVYSSRNGHASYPFPGVYLQGSAALGIGIRNDAARSELSVDSSAKYRIVAAEYLGEGAVDEPRWLNFMREWGPTVVYKSRQRMERMASGMHRRLRSPAERMLNKLPNELSWEEGPTGPKEKNNWEGDERW, from the exons atgCTGCAGAGGTGGGgcttgggcggcggcgcggcggcggaggagcccGAGCTGGCGCGCTTCTCCTTCGCCGAGCCCCTCCCGCCATGGCCGCAAG GTGGTGGGTTTGCGACGGGGAGGATTTGTGTCGGCGAGCTGGAGCTCGCGGCGGTGACCGCGTTCGAGAAGATCTGCGCCTTGTCGTCGACGAGGAAGGGCGCCGGCGTCACGTTCTACAGGCCGGCCGGCGTGCCGGAGGGGTTCTCTGTGCTCGGACATTACTGCCAGCCCAACAGCCGCTCGCTCCACGGCCACCTGCTCGTCGCCAAGGCCGCCGCGGGCACGCCGGAGTCGCCGTCGCAGTCGCCtcctctccgcccgccgcACGACTACGAGCTCGTCTGTGCGTTCCGTGctgacggcgtcggcgacgacaggAAGTCTTGCCATGGGTACGGCCGCACCGGCGCCTACTTCTGGCTGCCCGTGCCGCCGGAAGGGTACCGCGCGCTCGGGCTGCTCGTCACGGCTGAGCCCGACAAGCCGCCGCTCAGGGAGGTCGCGTGCGCCCGCGCCGACCTCACCGACGAGTGCGAGCCGCACGGCTCGCTGCTCGGGCTGCAGCTCGTGGGGCCCTCCGCGTgctggtcgtcgtcgacgcTCCCGGCGGCGTTCGCCGTGCGTGGCGTCAGGCCGGCGCACCGGGGGATGTGGGGGCGGGGCATCGGCGCCGGGACGTTCTGCTGCGGCGCGGTCGGGTGCGCGCCGCGGGACCAGGGGATGGCCTGCCTTAAGAACGTGGAGCTCGACCTCTCGGCGATGCCGACGCTGGAGCAGGCGCACACGGTGATCCGCCATTACGGGCCGACGCTCTTCTTCCACCCCAAGGAGGTGTACCTGCCGTCGTCCGTGTCCTGGTACTTCAAGAACGGCGCCGCGCTGTGCAAGAAAGGGGAGAGCGCCGCCATGGAGCTCGACGGCGAGGGGTCCAACCTCCCGTGCGGCGAGTGCAACGACGGGGAGTACTGGATCGGCCTGCCTGACGGCAAGAGGGGGGAATCCATCATCTACGGCGACATCGACAGCGCGGAGCTCTACGCGCACGTGAAGCCGGCGATGGGCGGGACGTGCACCGACGTCGCCATGTGGGTGTTCTGCCCGTTCAACGGCCCGGCAAGGTTCAAGCTCGGGCCGATCACCATCCCGCTCGGCAAGACCGGGCAGCACATCGGCGACTGGGAGCACTTCACGCTCCgcgtcagcaacttcaccgGCGAGCTCATGGCCGTCTACTTCTCGCAGCACAGCGGCGGGCGGTGGGTGGACGCGTCGGCGCTGGAGTACGCCGCGGGCAACAGGCCCGCGGTGTACTCCTCCCGGAACGGCCACGCCAGCTACCCGTTCCCGGGCGTGTACCTGCAGGGCTCGGCGGCGCTCGGGATCGGCATCCGGAACGACGCCGCCCGGAGCGAGCTGTCCGTGGACTCGAGCGCCAAGTACCGGATCGTGGCGGCGGAGTACCTCGGCGAGGGCGCCGTCGACGAGCCGCGGTGGCTCAACTTCATGAGGGAGTGGGGCCCGACGGTGGTGTACAAGTCGCGGCAGAGGATGGAGCGTATGGCGAGCGGCATGCACCGCCGGCTGAGGAGCCCGGCGGAGAGGATGCTGAACAAGCTGCCCAACGAGCTGTCCTGGGAGGAGGGGCCAACCGGTCCCAAGGAGAAGAACAACTGGGAGGGAGACGAGCGATGGTAG